A window from Megalobrama amblycephala isolate DHTTF-2021 linkage group LG21, ASM1881202v1, whole genome shotgun sequence encodes these proteins:
- the klhl26 gene encoding kelch-like protein 26 → MAESDGVEFSVNRAQSSMANNKNSTLRCTFSAPSHSNTLLRGLSALRDQGQLLDVVLAIDNERFEVHKAVLASCSDYFRAMFTGGMKESNQNTIELKGLSARGLKHIIDFAYSSEVTLDLDCIQDVLGAAVFLQMVPVVELCEEFLKSAMSVETCLNIGQMATTFSLSSLKQSVDAYTFRHFLQIAQEDDFLHIPMERLVFFLQSNKLKNCSEIDLFRAAIRWLQHDASRRAAASEVLCHVRFPLMRSSELVDSVQTVDIMVEDVQCRHFLLEAFNYQILPFRQHEMQSPRTSIRSDVTSLITFGGTPYTDNDRTVSSKVYYLPDITVRQFKELTEMEMGCSHACVSVLDNFVYVVGGQHLQYRSGEGAVDICFRYDPHLNQWLRIQPMQESRIQFQLNTLQGQLYATGGRNRSGSLSSVECYCPRKNEWTYVDSLKRRIWGHAGATCGEKLYISGGYGVSVEDKKTLHCYDPALDQWDFKCPMNEPRVLHAMISVNSRIYALGGRMDHVDRCFDVLAVEYYIPETDQWTTVSPMRAGQSEAGCCLLDKKIYIVGGYNWHLNNVTSIVQVYNTETDEWERDLHFPESFAGIACTPIILPQTTTQR, encoded by the exons ATGGCGGAGTCAGATGGTGTGGAGTTCTCTGTGAATCGAGCTCAAAGCAG CATGGCTAACAACAAGAATAGCACGCTCCGTTGTACTTTCTCGGCCCCCAGCCACAGCAACACTCTCCTGAGGGGGTTGTCTGCGTTGCGTGATCAAGGTCAGTTGCTGGATGTGGTTCTGGCCATTGACAACGAGCGCTTTGAGGTTCACAAAGCGGTTTTGGCCTCCTGCAGTGACTACTTCAG AGCCATGTTTACTGGAGGAATGAAGGAGTCAAACCAAAACACCATAGAGCTAAAAGGTCTTTCAGCTAGAGGACTGAAGCACATTATTGATTTTGCCTATAGTTCTGAGGTCACTTTGGACTTGGACTGCATTCAGGATGTTCTTGGTGCAGCTGTCTTCCTGCAGATGGTGCCTGTGGTGGAGCTTTGTGAGGAGTTCCTGAAATCAGCCATGAGTGTTGAGACTTGTCTAAACATTGGCCAGATGGCCACCACATTCAGCCTCTCATCCCTTAAACAGTCAGTCGATGCATATACGTTCCGTCACTTCCTGCAGATAGCTCAGGAGGACGACTTTCTTCACATTCCAATGGAACGACTGGTTTTCTTCCTTCAGAGCAACAAGTTGAAGAACTGTAGTGAGATCGACTTGTTCCGTGCCGCGATCCGCTGGCTGCAGCATGATGCATCCAGACGAGCTGCGGCCAGCGAAGTGCTCTGCCACGTGCGCTTCCCGCTAATGCGATCGTCTGAGCTTGTGGACAGTGTCCAAACTGTCGACATCATGGTCGAGGATGTGCAGTGTCGACACTTTCTCCTAGAGGCCTTTAATTATCAGATCCTTCCGTTCCGACAGCACGAAATGCAGTCGCCTCGAACTTCCATTCGCTCAGACGTCACGTCGCTAATTACTTTCGGTGGAACACCCTACACCGACAACGACCGCACTGTGAGCAGCAAAGTTTACTACCTGCCTGACATCACGGTGCGACAGTTCAAAGAGTTGACCGAAATGGAGATGGGATGCAGCCACGCATGCGTGTCGGTCCTCGACAATTTTGTGTACGTCGTGGGTGGCCAGCATTTGCAGTATCGCAGTGGAGAGGGCGCAGTTGACATCTGTTTTCGCTATGACCCCCATCTGAACCAGTGGCTTCGAATCCAACCCATGCAGGAGAGCCGCATTCAGTTTCAGCTCAACACACTGCAAGGGCAACTTTATGCTACAGGGGGACGCAACCGGTCTGGCAGCTTGTCCTCTGTGGAGTGCTATTGTCCAAGGAAAAACGAGTGGACTTATGTGGATTCCCTGAAGAGGAGAATCTGGGGTCATGCCGGAGCTACGTGTGGAGAGAAACTCTACATCTCCGGAGGTTATGGGGTGTCTGTGGAGGATAAGAAGACTCTTCATTGCTATGATCCAGCCTTGGATCAGTGGGATTTCAAGTGTCCCATGAACGAGCCGAGAGTTCTGCATGCTATGATCAGCGTAAACAGTCGTATTTATGCTCTCGGTGGCCGAATGGACCATGTTGACCGCTGCTTTGATGTTCTAGCTGTAGAGTATTACATTCCAGAGACCGATCAATGGACAACGGTCAGTCCGATGCGCGCTGGTCAGTCGGAGGCTGGCTGCTGCTTGCTGGATAAAAAGATCTATATAGTTGGAGGATACAACTGGCACCTAAATAACGTCACAAGTATTGTGCAAGTTTATAATACGGAGACGGATGAGTGGGAAAGAGATCTTCATTTTCCAGAATCCTTTGCAGGAATAGCTTGTACGCCTATCATACTTCCCCAAACAACCACCCAGcgctaa